Proteins encoded within one genomic window of Pongo pygmaeus isolate AG05252 chromosome 18, NHGRI_mPonPyg2-v2.0_pri, whole genome shotgun sequence:
- the DPEP1 gene encoding dipeptidase 1 yields MWTGCWLWPLVAVCTADFFRDEAERIMRDSPVIDGHNDLPWQLLDMFNNRLQDERANLTTLAGTHTNIPKLRAGFVGGQFWSVYTPCDTQNKDAVRRTLEQMDVVHRMCQMYPETFLYVTSSTGIRQAFREGKVASLIGVEGGHSIDSSLGVLRALYQLGMRYLTLTHSCNTPWADNWLVDTGDSEPQSRGLSPFGQRVVKELNRLGVLIDLAHVSVATMKATLQLSRAPVIFSHSSAYSVCASRRNVPDDVLRLVKQTDSLVMVNFYNNYVSCTNKANLSQVADHLDHIKEVAGAGAVGFGGDFDGVPRVPEGLEDVSKYPDLIAELLRRNWTEAEVKGALADNLLRVFEAVEQASNLTQAPEEEPIPLDELGGSCRTHYGYSSGASSLHRQWGFLLASLPPLVLCLCLL; encoded by the exons GCACAACGACCTCCCCTGGCAGCTGCTGGATATGTTCAACAACCGGCTGCAGGACGAGAGGGCCAACCTGACCACCTTGGCCGGCACACACACCAACATCCCCAAGCTGAGGGCCGGCTTTGTGGGAGGCCAG TTCTGGTCCGTGTACACGCCCTGCGACACCCAGAACAAAGACGCCGTGCGGAGGACGCTGGAGCAGATGGACGTGGTCCACCGCATGTGCCAGATGTACCCGGAGACCTTCCTGTATGTCACCAGCAGCACAG GCATCCGACAGGCCTTCCGGGAAGGGAAGGTGGCCAGCCTGATCGGTGTGGAGGGCGGCCACTCCATTGACAGCAGTCTGGGCGTCCTGCGGGCACTCTATCAGCTGGGCATGCGGTACCTGACCCTCACCCACAGCTGCAACACGCCCTG GGCTGACAACTGGCTGGTGGACACGGGAGACAGCGAGCCCCAGAGCCGAGGCTTGTCACCCTTTGGGCAG CGTGTGGTGAAGGAGCTGAACCGCCTGGGAGTCCTTATCGACTTGGCTCACGTGTCTGTGGCCACGATGAAGGCCACCCTACAGCTGTCCCGAGCCCCGGTCATCTTCAGCCACTCCTCGGCCTACAGCGTGTGCGCAAGCCGGCGCAACGTGCCTGACGATGTCCTGAGGCTGGTG aaacagacagacagcctGGTGATGGTGAACTTCTACAACAATTACGTCTCCTGCACCAACAAGGCCAACCTGTCCCAAGTGGCCG ACCATCTGGATCACATCAAGGAGGTGGCAGGAGCCGGAGCCGTGGGTTTTGGTGGGGACTTTGATGGTGTTCCAAG GGTCCCTGAGGGGCTGGAGGACGTCTCCAAGTATCCAGACCTGATCGCTGAGCTGCTCAGGAGGAACTGGACGGAGGCAGAAGTCAAGGGCGCACTGGCTGACAACCTGCTGAGGGTCTTCGAGGCTGTGGAGCAG GCCAGCAACCTCACACAGGCTCCCGAGGAGGAGCCCATCCCGCTGGACGAGCTGGGCGGCTCCTGCAGGACGCATTACGGCTACTCCTCGGGGGCTTCCAGCCTCCATCGCCAGTGGGGGTTCCTgctggcctccctccctcccctagTCCTCTGTCTGTGTCTCCTGTGA